From Pongo pygmaeus isolate AG05252 chromosome 1, NHGRI_mPonPyg2-v2.0_pri, whole genome shotgun sequence, one genomic window encodes:
- the LOC129013758 gene encoding olfactory receptor 2T2, whose product MGMEGLLQNSTNFVLTGLITHPAFPGLLFAIVFSIFVVAITANVVMILLIHMDARLHTPMYFLLSQLSIMDTIYICITVPKMLQDLLSKDKTISFLGCAVQIFLYLTLIGGEFFLLGLMAYDRYVAVCNPLRYPLLMNRRVCLFMVVGSWVGGSLDGFMLTPVTMSFPFCRSREINHFFCEIPAVLKLSCIDTSLYETLMYACCVLMLLIPLSIISVSYTHILLTVHRMNAAEGQRKAFATCSSHIMVVSVFYGAAFYTNVLPHSYHTPEKDKVVSAFYTILTPMLNPLIYSLRNKDVAAALRKVLGRCGSSQSIRVVTVIRKD is encoded by the coding sequence ATGGGCATGGAGGGTCTTCTCCAGAACTCCACTAACTTCGTCCTCACAGGCCTCATCACCCATCCTGCCTTCCCCGGCCTTCTCTTTGCAATAGTCTTCTCCATCTTTGTGGTGGCTATAACAGCCAATGTGGTCATGATTCTGCTCATCCACATGGACGCCCGCCTCCACACACCCATGTACTTCTTGCTCAGCCAGCTCTCCATCATGGATACTATCTACATCTGTATCACTGTCCCCAAGATGCTCCAGGACCTCCTGTCCAAGGACAAGACTATTTCCTTCCTGGGCTGTGCAGTTCAGATCTTCCTCTACCTGACCCTGATTGGAGGGGAATTCTTCCTGCTGGGTCTCATGGCCTATGACCGGTACGTGGCTGTGTGCAACCCTCTACGGTACCCTCTCCTCATGAACCGCAGGGTTTGCTTATTCATGGTTGTCGGCTCCTGGGTTGGTGGTTCCTTGGATGGGTTCATGCTGACTCCTGTTACTATGAGTTTCCCCTTCTGTAGATCCCGAGAGATCAATCACTTTTTCTGTGAGATCCCAGCCGTGCTGAAGTTGTCTTGCATAGACACATCACTCTATGAGACCCTGATGTATGCCTGCTGCGTGCTGATGCTGCTCATCCCTCTATCCATCATCTCTGTGTCTTATACGCACATCCTCCTGACTGTCCACAGGATGAACGCTGCTGAGGGCCAGCGCAAAGCCTTTGCTACGTGTTCCTCCCACATTATGGTGGTGAGCGTTTTCTACGGGGCAGCTTTCTACACCAACGTGCTGCCCCACTCCTACCACACTCCAGAGAAAGATAAAGTAGTGTCTGCCTTCTACACCATCCTCACCCCCATGCTCAACCCACTCATCTACAGCTTGAGGAATAAAGATGTGGCCGCAGCTCTGAGGAAAGTACTAGGGAGATGTGGCTCCTCCCAGAGCATCAGGGTGGTGACTGTGATCAGGAAGGACTAG